One genomic region from Ammospiza caudacuta isolate bAmmCau1 chromosome 1, bAmmCau1.pri, whole genome shotgun sequence encodes:
- the LOC131566428 gene encoding GSK-3-binding protein-like, whose amino-acid sequence MPCRPGERFLLLERPVAVGQAGSKEVDALVAKLGEVLQLSAQRAPPPPRAPKHLGPGSARDRAAPYSPRCCSGAGAGLLAPRGPAPPQAHSQHVEPPRADRSGQQRVTKQLCGRGWLRSAARRRKQPPPGPGDGPAEEEDPHRLLQQLILSGNLIKEAVRRLQLAAAAAAAAASAASSGSTSAGSGGADGEAAAAAHPLQ is encoded by the coding sequence ATGCCGTGCCGCCCGGGCGAGcgcttcctgctgctggagcgcCCGGTCGCCGTGGGACAGGCGGGCTCTAAGGAGGTGGACGCGCTGGTGGCCAAGCTGGGCgaggtgctgcagctgagcgCTCAgcgggcgccgccgccgccccgtgCCCCCAAGCACCTGGGGCCGGGCAGCGCCCGCGACCGCGCCGCCCCGTACTCGCCGCGGTGctgcagcggggccggggccgggctgctGGCGCCGCGGGGACCGGCCCCGCCGCAAGCCCACTCGCAACATGTTGAGCCTCCGCGGGCGGACCGGAGCGGGCAGCAGCGGGTGACCAAGCAGCTGTGCGGACGGGGCTGGCTGCGGAGCGCCGCCCGCCGGAGGAAGCAGCCTCCGCCGGGGCCGGGCGACGGGCCGGCGGAGGAGGAGGACCCGCAccggctcctgcagcagctcatccTTTCCGGCAACCTCATCAAAGAAGCCGTCCGGCGGCTGCAactggcggcggcggcggcggcagcggcggcatCCGCGGCCTCCAGCGGCAGCACCtcggcggggagcggcggcgcggacggcgaggcggcggcggcggcgcatCCCCTGCAGTAG